A region of Modestobacter marinus DNA encodes the following proteins:
- a CDS encoding polyprenol monophosphomannose synthase, whose translation MTGRAALGPVLVVVPTYEEVGNLAAVLDRLHAAVPTAHALVVDDASPDGTGELADARAAADERVHVLHRTAKAGLGQAYVAGFRWAEEHGYGVVVEMDADGSHPPERLPALLAALADADLVLGSRYVPGGEVLDWPPHRLVLSRLGNLYTRWALRLPLADATGGFRAARMELIRRLPFDTVASQGYCFQVDWAWRAVRAGAQVVEVPIAFSERTAGRSKMSGSIVGEALVRVTWWGILDRLADRLPGRVTRPVPGRARDGRRPRVLR comes from the coding sequence GTGACCGGCCGCGCAGCCCTCGGGCCGGTGCTCGTGGTGGTCCCGACGTACGAGGAGGTCGGGAACCTCGCGGCGGTCCTCGACCGGCTGCACGCGGCGGTGCCGACCGCACACGCCCTGGTCGTCGACGACGCCTCGCCCGACGGCACCGGTGAGCTGGCCGACGCCCGCGCCGCGGCCGACGAGCGGGTGCACGTGCTGCACCGCACCGCCAAGGCAGGACTGGGCCAGGCCTACGTCGCCGGGTTCCGCTGGGCCGAGGAGCACGGCTACGGCGTGGTGGTCGAGATGGACGCCGACGGCTCGCACCCGCCCGAGCGGCTCCCGGCGCTGCTGGCCGCCCTCGCCGACGCCGACCTGGTGCTGGGGTCCCGGTACGTGCCCGGGGGAGAGGTGCTCGACTGGCCGCCGCACCGGCTGGTGCTGTCGCGGCTGGGCAACCTCTACACCCGGTGGGCGCTGCGGCTGCCGCTGGCCGACGCGACCGGCGGGTTCCGGGCGGCCCGGATGGAGCTGATCCGCCGGCTGCCCTTCGACACGGTCGCCAGCCAGGGCTACTGCTTCCAGGTCGACTGGGCCTGGCGGGCGGTCCGGGCCGGCGCCCAGGTGGTCGAGGTGCCGATCGCCTTCAGCGAACGCACAGCCGGGCGGAGCAAGATGAGCGGTTCGATCGTTGGAGAAGCACTGGTACGGGTGACCTGGTGGGGCATCCTGGACCGGCTGGCCGATCGGCTGCCGGGACGGGTGACCCGTCCCGTGCCAGGACGTGCCCGGGACGGGCGGCGGCCCCGGGTCCTCCGCTAG
- a CDS encoding FxsA family protein encodes MATSHTAPRRRSSGLRTAIGLGALAEVVVYVLVASWIGLGWTILATLATSALGGALLARQGTKALGELRMRAEEHRAPGRALGDAGLIALGGLLMVLPGFLGDLLGLLCLLPVTRGLPRALIARGLLRRLPDRLRGPVYVRSTRTETVTGPDQPFRAGPATRGAHPVIEGEVVPERTDP; translated from the coding sequence ATGGCCACCAGCCACACCGCCCCACGGCGCAGGTCGTCGGGGCTGCGGACGGCGATCGGGCTGGGGGCGCTGGCCGAGGTCGTCGTCTACGTCCTGGTCGCCTCCTGGATCGGGCTGGGCTGGACGATCCTCGCCACCCTGGCCACCAGCGCCCTGGGCGGGGCACTGCTCGCCCGGCAGGGCACCAAGGCACTGGGCGAGCTGCGGATGCGCGCCGAGGAGCACCGGGCACCCGGTCGTGCCCTGGGCGACGCCGGCCTGATCGCCCTCGGTGGGCTGCTCATGGTGCTGCCGGGCTTCCTGGGCGACCTGCTCGGTCTGCTGTGCCTGCTGCCCGTCACCCGCGGCCTGCCCCGCGCACTGATCGCCCGCGGCCTGCTGCGCCGGCTGCCGGACCGGCTGCGTGGCCCGGTGTACGTGCGCTCGACCCGCACCGAGACGGTCACCGGCCCCGACCAGCCGTTCCGCGCGGGCCCGGCCACCCGTGGGGCGCACCCGGTCATCGAGGGGGAGGTCGTCCCGGAGCGCACCGACCCCTGA
- a CDS encoding lysine 5,6-aminomutase subunit alpha, which yields MSRLQLDPTLVARARELAARAAAPVVDLAGTYTTVSVERATLRLAGLTGTDPVDGDGEVPWVNRVVDAVRDQVGLEHGVALPVWHALRSGGTLQDLAEQVGAGTARFTVPEDAAADRAREAARSAVAAGIARVDAARARREELVATHGDPPRRPWIYLIVATGDIHEDIPQAQAAARAGADVIAVIRSTGQSLLDYVPEGATRTGYAGTYATQENFRLMRAALDDVSAELGRYVRLTNYASGLCMPEIAVLAGLERLDMMLNDAMYGILFRDINPYRTFVDQRFSRMVHARAGIIINTGEDNYLTTADAVDEAHTVTVSQLLNEHLAHEAGLEDWQLGLGHAFEIDPAVPESFRLELAHALLARGLFPDAPLKWMPPTKHMTGDVFRGYLLDGFFNLAGALTGQGILLVGMMTEAVVTPWLSDRDLALRNVRYVLEAAGNLHEDFAPQPGGFIDRRAHTVLGEAVDLLERIAAHPQGLIQAIADGTFGITKRSPDGGKGLDGVIVKAPGHFDPATELLTREVARA from the coding sequence ATGAGCCGACTGCAGCTGGACCCGACGCTGGTGGCGCGGGCCCGGGAACTGGCCGCCCGGGCGGCCGCCCCGGTGGTGGACCTGGCCGGGACCTACACCACCGTCTCGGTGGAGCGGGCCACCCTGCGGCTGGCCGGGCTCACCGGCACCGACCCGGTGGACGGCGACGGCGAGGTGCCGTGGGTGAACCGCGTGGTGGACGCGGTGCGCGACCAGGTCGGGCTGGAGCACGGCGTCGCCCTGCCGGTCTGGCACGCCCTGCGCTCCGGCGGCACCCTGCAGGACCTCGCCGAGCAGGTCGGCGCCGGCACCGCCCGGTTCACCGTGCCCGAGGACGCCGCCGCGGACCGGGCCCGGGAGGCCGCCCGCTCCGCCGTCGCCGCCGGGATCGCCCGGGTCGACGCCGCGAGGGCCCGCCGCGAGGAGCTGGTCGCCACCCACGGCGACCCGCCCCGCCGCCCGTGGATCTACCTGATCGTGGCCACCGGCGACATCCACGAGGACATCCCGCAGGCGCAGGCCGCGGCCCGCGCCGGCGCCGACGTCATCGCCGTCATCCGCTCCACCGGGCAGTCGCTGCTGGACTACGTGCCCGAGGGCGCCACCCGCACCGGCTACGCCGGCACGTACGCCACGCAGGAGAACTTCCGGCTGATGCGCGCCGCGCTGGACGACGTCAGCGCCGAGCTCGGCCGCTACGTGCGGCTGACCAACTACGCCTCCGGGCTCTGCATGCCCGAGATCGCCGTCCTGGCCGGGCTGGAGCGGCTGGACATGATGCTCAACGACGCGATGTACGGGATCCTCTTCCGCGACATCAACCCCTACCGCACCTTCGTCGACCAGCGGTTCAGCCGGATGGTGCACGCCCGCGCCGGGATCATCATCAACACCGGCGAGGACAACTACCTCACCACCGCCGACGCCGTCGACGAGGCGCACACCGTCACCGTCAGCCAGCTGCTCAACGAGCACCTGGCGCACGAGGCCGGGCTCGAGGACTGGCAGCTGGGCCTGGGGCACGCCTTCGAGATCGACCCGGCCGTCCCGGAGTCCTTCCGGCTGGAGCTGGCCCACGCCCTGCTGGCCCGCGGGCTGTTCCCGGACGCCCCGCTGAAGTGGATGCCGCCGACCAAGCACATGACCGGCGACGTGTTCCGCGGCTACCTGCTCGACGGGTTCTTCAACCTGGCCGGGGCGCTCACCGGCCAGGGCATCCTGCTGGTCGGGATGATGACCGAGGCCGTGGTCACCCCGTGGCTGAGCGACCGCGACCTGGCGCTGCGCAACGTCCGCTACGTCCTCGAGGCCGCCGGGAACCTGCACGAGGACTTCGCCCCGCAGCCCGGTGGCTTCATCGACCGCCGGGCGCACACCGTGCTCGGCGAGGCCGTCGACCTGCTGGAGCGGATCGCCGCGCACCCGCAGGGCCTGATCCAGGCCATCGCCGACGGCACCTTCGGGATCACCAAGCGGTCCCCGGACGGCGGCAAGGGCCTGGACGGCGTCATCGTCAAGGCCCCTGGCCACTTCGACCCGGCCACCGAGCTGCTCACCCGGGAGGTGGCCCGTGCCTGA
- a CDS encoding L-erythro-3,5-diaminohexanoate dehydrogenase → MDALHRSLGVHRVLEPAGVLPQAAARLDADPRIGPDEVRIAVHRLNLDAASYRQLAEEHGGEGDRVRAAVLGIVERRGKMHNPVTGSGGMLIGVVDEVGDDSPLGLEPGQQVATLVSLTLTPLRITDGLARWDGRSEQVPAAGTAVLFARSIAAVLPEDLPQEVALAVLDVCGAPAATERVVHRSGHRPSVAVLGAAGKSGCLSLAAARDARAGRLVGVVRDEREAAALRAARLADEVVVADATDPLAVAAAVGPPVDVTVVCVDTPGAEHGAVLATADGGTVVFFSMATSFSAAALGAEGMAADVTMLVGNGYTPGHAALAMDLYRHSPGVRSLIEPRVRAS, encoded by the coding sequence ATGGACGCGCTGCACCGCAGCCTCGGAGTGCACCGGGTGCTCGAACCGGCCGGCGTGCTGCCCCAGGCGGCCGCCCGGCTGGACGCCGACCCGCGGATCGGTCCCGACGAGGTGCGCATCGCGGTGCACCGGCTCAACCTCGACGCGGCCTCCTACCGGCAGCTGGCCGAGGAGCACGGTGGGGAGGGCGACCGGGTGCGCGCCGCCGTGCTCGGGATCGTCGAGCGCCGCGGCAAGATGCACAACCCGGTCACCGGCTCGGGCGGGATGCTCATCGGCGTCGTCGACGAGGTGGGCGACGACTCCCCGCTCGGCCTCGAGCCCGGCCAGCAGGTCGCCACCCTGGTCTCCCTCACGCTCACCCCCCTGCGGATCACCGACGGCCTGGCCCGGTGGGACGGCCGCAGCGAGCAGGTGCCGGCCGCCGGGACGGCGGTCCTCTTCGCCCGCTCGATCGCCGCCGTGCTGCCCGAGGACCTGCCCCAGGAGGTGGCGCTGGCGGTGCTCGACGTCTGCGGCGCCCCGGCGGCCACCGAGCGGGTCGTGCACCGCTCGGGTCACCGCCCCTCGGTCGCCGTCCTGGGCGCGGCCGGCAAGTCCGGGTGCCTGAGCCTGGCCGCGGCCCGGGACGCCCGCGCGGGCCGGCTGGTCGGCGTGGTCCGCGACGAGCGGGAGGCCGCGGCCCTGCGGGCGGCGCGGCTGGCCGACGAGGTGGTCGTCGCCGACGCCACCGACCCGCTCGCCGTCGCCGCCGCGGTCGGCCCGCCGGTCGACGTCACCGTGGTGTGCGTCGACACCCCCGGCGCCGAGCACGGGGCGGTCCTCGCGACGGCCGACGGCGGCACCGTGGTCTTCTTCTCCATGGCCACCTCCTTCTCGGCGGCGGCCCTGGGAGCTGAGGGGATGGCGGCGGACGTGACGATGCTCGTGGGCAACGGCTACACGCCGGGGCACGCAGCCCTGGCGATGGACCTCTACCGGCACTCGCCGGGTGTGCGGTCGCTGATCGAGCCGCGGGTGCGCGCCTCGTGA
- a CDS encoding amidohydrolase — translation MSELLVRDVTVGDRPGRAVHVVDGRIAWLGATTDAPTAARVLDGGGALLTPAFVDAHVHATATGLALTGLDLHGADSLRSALTGVTAQTSAAPTGTVLGTGWDETAWPEGRGLTRHDLDAVVGERPAYLARVDVHSATVSTALLDRVPGITELPGYSPDGRLRLDAHHAARQAAYGSVPADQRRSAQRATLAAAAALGIGSVHEMAGPEVSSAEDLAGLLALAAEAPGPRVVGYWGELSERGGLDVVRELRLAGAGGDLFCDGAFGSHTAALSSPYADRPETTGALRFDTAALVEHVRACTVAGLQAGFHCIGDAAVDQVLTAVGAVVAELGRDAVRACRHRLEHVEMVGDEAIDQLRRWGMVASVQPAFDAAWGGPAGMYAERLGVERAAGCNPLADLVDAGVSVAIGSDAPVTPLDPWGGVHAAVDHTTPGSGMRPFDAFDAATHGGWVAARAEHPEGPLAVGAPADLALWATELTLSAVLAARARPTCRQLVVAGEPC, via the coding sequence GTGAGCGAGCTGCTCGTCCGGGACGTGACGGTCGGCGACCGGCCCGGACGTGCCGTGCACGTCGTCGACGGGCGGATCGCCTGGCTGGGTGCCACGACCGACGCGCCGACGGCCGCCCGGGTGCTGGACGGCGGGGGAGCGCTGCTGACCCCGGCGTTCGTCGACGCCCACGTGCACGCCACCGCCACCGGCCTGGCGCTGACCGGCCTGGACCTGCACGGCGCCGACAGCCTGCGGTCCGCGCTGACCGGCGTCACCGCGCAGACCAGCGCGGCCCCCACCGGCACGGTGCTCGGCACCGGCTGGGACGAGACCGCCTGGCCCGAGGGCCGCGGGCTCACCCGGCACGACCTGGACGCTGTGGTGGGAGAGCGGCCGGCCTACCTGGCCCGGGTCGACGTGCACTCGGCCACCGTCTCCACCGCGCTGCTGGACCGGGTGCCCGGCATCACTGAGCTCCCCGGGTACAGCCCCGACGGCCGGCTCCGGCTCGACGCCCACCACGCCGCGCGCCAGGCCGCCTACGGGTCGGTGCCGGCGGACCAGCGGCGCAGCGCCCAGCGGGCCACCCTGGCCGCCGCGGCCGCGCTGGGCATCGGCAGCGTGCACGAGATGGCCGGCCCGGAGGTGTCCAGCGCCGAGGACCTGGCCGGCCTGCTCGCCCTGGCCGCCGAGGCCCCCGGGCCGCGCGTGGTCGGCTACTGGGGGGAGCTGTCCGAGCGCGGCGGCCTGGACGTCGTCCGCGAGCTGCGGCTGGCCGGCGCCGGCGGCGACCTGTTCTGCGACGGCGCGTTCGGCTCGCACACCGCCGCGCTCAGCAGCCCCTACGCCGACCGGCCGGAGACCACCGGTGCACTGCGTTTCGACACCGCCGCCCTCGTCGAGCACGTCCGCGCCTGCACGGTCGCGGGGCTGCAGGCCGGGTTCCACTGCATCGGGGACGCCGCCGTCGACCAGGTGCTGACCGCGGTCGGCGCGGTCGTCGCGGAGCTGGGCCGGGACGCCGTCCGGGCCTGCCGGCACCGGCTGGAGCACGTGGAGATGGTCGGCGACGAGGCGATCGACCAGCTGCGCCGGTGGGGGATGGTCGCCAGCGTCCAGCCCGCCTTCGACGCCGCCTGGGGCGGGCCGGCCGGCATGTACGCCGAGCGGCTGGGCGTCGAGCGGGCCGCCGGGTGCAACCCGCTGGCCGACCTGGTCGACGCGGGGGTGTCGGTGGCCATCGGCAGCGACGCCCCGGTCACCCCGCTGGACCCGTGGGGCGGGGTGCACGCGGCCGTCGACCACACCACCCCCGGCTCCGGCATGCGCCCGTTCGACGCATTCGACGCGGCCACCCACGGTGGCTGGGTCGCCGCCCGCGCGGAGCACCCGGAGGGGCCGCTGGCCGTCGGCGCACCGGCGGACCTCGCGCTGTGGGCCACGGAGCTGACGCTCTCCGCCGTCCTGGCCGCCCGGGCCCGGCCCACCTGCCGCCAGCTGGTCGTCGCCGGGGAGCCGTGTTGA
- a CDS encoding OAM dimerization domain-containing protein: MPEDHRVGQHGQGSIVRPYGDTTGDGMVQTSFTLPVPPGPKAEGAALQLAQKMGIEPAMVVHSAPIGEGFTFFVVYGSVRHLVDLDAVQVEERAYPLLSPGEVNAAVKTRLRRSLVVLGACIGTDAHTVGIDAILNLKGFAGEKGLEYYRELQVANLGAQVSVPELVHAARARRADAVLVSQVVTQKDAHLRNTRELAGAFREAMGESRPLLVVGGPRFDPAMAADLGVDKVFGRGTTPGEVASYLVHALVPEEATA, translated from the coding sequence GTGCCTGAGGACCACCGTGTCGGCCAGCACGGCCAGGGGAGCATCGTCCGGCCCTACGGGGACACCACCGGCGACGGGATGGTGCAGACGTCGTTCACCCTGCCGGTGCCGCCCGGGCCGAAGGCCGAGGGCGCGGCGCTCCAGCTGGCGCAGAAGATGGGCATCGAGCCGGCGATGGTGGTGCACAGCGCGCCCATCGGGGAGGGGTTCACCTTCTTCGTGGTCTACGGCAGCGTCCGGCACCTGGTCGACCTCGACGCCGTGCAGGTCGAGGAGCGGGCCTACCCGCTGCTGTCACCGGGCGAGGTCAACGCCGCGGTGAAGACCCGGCTCCGGCGCAGCCTCGTCGTCCTCGGGGCCTGCATCGGCACCGATGCGCACACCGTGGGCATCGACGCGATCCTCAACCTCAAGGGCTTCGCGGGGGAGAAGGGCCTGGAGTACTACCGGGAGCTGCAGGTGGCCAACCTCGGCGCCCAGGTCAGCGTGCCGGAGCTGGTGCACGCCGCCCGGGCCCGCAGGGCCGACGCCGTCCTGGTCTCCCAGGTGGTCACCCAGAAGGACGCCCACCTGCGCAACACCCGCGAGCTGGCCGGTGCGTTCCGCGAGGCGATGGGCGAGTCCCGGCCGCTCCTCGTCGTCGGCGGCCCCCGTTTCGACCCGGCGATGGCCGCCGACCTCGGCGTGGACAAGGTCTTCGGCCGGGGGACGACGCCCGGCGAGGTCGCCAGCTACCTGGTGCACGCACTCGTCCCCGAGGAGGCAACCGCATGA
- a CDS encoding thymidine kinase, producing the protein MTPTPPAGQLAALDASLDVVPAAGDRRRHPAPAHLVFFHGPMDCGKSTLALQVDHNQSRQGRHGLLLTQGDRSGTPQISSRVGLQREAVELDADTDVRLLVRDRWAAGHRVDYLIVDEAQFLTGAQAEQLAELVDESHVDVYAFGLTTDFRTRLFPGTQRLFELADDVQRVQVEVLCWCGLPGLLNARVVGGAVVREGATVVVADTAPAPGAPAAVAETPSVGDAAVRYQVLCRRHFHRGQLGPTPTGPGQLALR; encoded by the coding sequence GTGACCCCCACTCCCCCCGCCGGCCAGCTCGCCGCCCTCGACGCCTCCCTGGACGTCGTCCCGGCCGCCGGTGACCGCCGCCGGCACCCGGCCCCGGCCCACCTGGTCTTCTTCCACGGCCCGATGGACTGCGGCAAGTCCACCCTCGCCCTCCAGGTCGACCACAACCAGAGCCGGCAGGGCCGGCACGGGCTGCTGCTGACCCAGGGCGACCGCTCCGGCACCCCGCAGATCAGCTCCCGGGTCGGGCTGCAGCGGGAAGCGGTCGAGCTGGACGCCGACACCGACGTCCGGCTGCTGGTGCGCGACCGCTGGGCGGCCGGGCACCGGGTCGACTACCTGATCGTCGACGAGGCGCAGTTCCTCACCGGCGCGCAGGCCGAGCAGCTGGCCGAGCTGGTCGACGAGTCGCACGTCGACGTCTACGCGTTCGGGCTGACCACCGACTTCCGCACCCGGCTGTTCCCCGGCACCCAGCGGCTGTTCGAGCTGGCCGACGACGTGCAGCGGGTGCAGGTCGAGGTGCTCTGCTGGTGCGGGCTGCCCGGCCTGCTCAACGCCCGGGTGGTCGGTGGCGCCGTGGTGCGCGAGGGGGCCACCGTGGTCGTCGCCGACACCGCACCGGCGCCGGGAGCGCCGGCGGCCGTGGCCGAGACCCCGTCCGTGGGGGACGCCGCCGTCCGCTACCAGGTGCTGTGCCGGCGGCACTTCCACCGCGGTCAGCTGGGGCCCACGCCGACCGGGCCAGGGCAGCTCGCCCTGCGCTGA
- the lnt gene encoding apolipoprotein N-acyltransferase, with amino-acid sequence MPAVVATGTVESATPSTPAEPAAPRRGLPPRRWPWRTGLAAAGGLALYLAFPGHDLSALAVLGPAALALAVRGERVRSGAWLGLVLGLVFLLPLLSWTGIYVGAFPWLTLAVVEALYFALLGGALAATSRLPGWPLWAAALWVGAEALRGRWPLGGFPWGRLGFSQADGPFTALAAYGGVPLVSFAIALTGTLLAAGLVGLHRAVRRPGTGRARARRGAALALVGALAVPLVGLLAELPLAGPSLTAGGPDRTVAVIQGNVPRAGLDFNAQRRAVLDNHADQTLELAAAVARGEAAQPDLVVWPENSSDIDPYINADAARVITRAAVAIDAPILVGAVVQRPGNTVANTGIVWDPVTGPGDTYVKRHPVPLAEYVPARPFFRFFSPLVDRVTDFVHGTEVGVLDVGGARVGDVICFEVAYDGLVSDVVHAGAGMLVVQTNNATFGYTDESAQQLAMSRLRAVEYGRTVVVAATSGISAVVAPDGSLVHRSELFTADTFVEEIAQRDSSTVAERLGAGPEWALTALGVGAVLVVAFPALARRRADRAR; translated from the coding sequence GTGCCGGCAGTGGTGGCGACCGGCACGGTGGAGTCAGCCACCCCGAGCACCCCGGCCGAGCCGGCAGCCCCGCGCCGCGGCCTGCCCCCTCGTCGCTGGCCCTGGCGCACCGGCCTCGCCGCAGCCGGTGGCCTGGCGCTGTACCTCGCCTTCCCCGGCCACGACCTGTCCGCCCTGGCGGTGCTGGGCCCCGCGGCCCTCGCGCTCGCCGTCCGCGGCGAACGGGTGCGCAGCGGCGCGTGGCTGGGCCTGGTGCTGGGCCTGGTCTTCCTGCTGCCCCTGCTGTCCTGGACCGGCATCTACGTCGGCGCCTTCCCCTGGCTGACGCTGGCGGTGGTCGAGGCGCTGTACTTCGCGCTCCTCGGCGGTGCCCTGGCCGCCACCTCCCGGCTGCCCGGCTGGCCGCTGTGGGCCGCCGCCCTGTGGGTGGGCGCCGAGGCGCTGCGCGGCCGCTGGCCGCTGGGCGGGTTCCCGTGGGGGCGGCTGGGGTTCAGCCAGGCCGACGGGCCGTTCACGGCGCTGGCGGCCTACGGCGGCGTCCCGCTGGTGAGCTTCGCGATCGCCCTGACCGGCACGTTGCTGGCCGCCGGCCTCGTCGGTCTGCACCGGGCGGTGCGCCGGCCCGGCACGGGGCGAGCACGCGCCCGGCGCGGAGCCGCCCTGGCGCTCGTCGGTGCGCTCGCCGTCCCGCTGGTGGGGCTGCTGGCGGAGCTGCCGCTGGCCGGGCCGTCGCTGACCGCGGGCGGGCCCGACCGGACGGTGGCGGTCATCCAGGGCAACGTGCCGCGGGCCGGGCTGGACTTCAACGCCCAGCGGCGGGCGGTGCTGGACAACCACGCCGACCAGACCCTCGAGCTGGCCGCGGCCGTCGCGCGCGGTGAGGCGGCCCAGCCCGACCTGGTGGTCTGGCCGGAGAACAGCTCCGACATCGACCCCTACATCAACGCCGACGCCGCCCGGGTCATCACCCGCGCGGCGGTCGCCATCGACGCGCCGATCCTGGTGGGCGCGGTGGTGCAGCGGCCCGGGAACACCGTCGCGAACACCGGCATCGTCTGGGACCCGGTGACCGGCCCGGGGGACACCTACGTCAAGCGGCACCCCGTGCCGCTGGCCGAGTACGTGCCGGCCCGGCCGTTCTTCCGGTTCTTCAGCCCGCTGGTCGACCGGGTCACCGACTTCGTCCACGGCACCGAGGTCGGCGTCCTGGACGTCGGCGGGGCGCGGGTCGGCGACGTCATCTGCTTCGAGGTCGCCTACGACGGGCTGGTCTCCGACGTCGTCCACGCCGGCGCCGGGATGCTGGTCGTGCAGACCAACAACGCGACCTTCGGCTACACCGACGAGAGCGCCCAGCAGCTGGCGATGAGCCGGCTGCGGGCCGTCGAGTACGGTCGCACGGTGGTGGTCGCGGCGACCAGCGGGATCAGCGCCGTCGTCGCCCCGGACGGCTCCCTGGTGCACCGGTCCGAGCTGTTCACCGCCGACACCTTCGTCGAGGAGATCGCCCAGCGGGACTCCTCCACCGTCGCCGAACGGCTGGGCGCGGGCCCGGAGTGGGCGCTGACCGCACTGGGCGTGGGCGCCGTCCTGGTCGTCGCGTTCCCGGCCCTGGCCCGGCGCCGGGCCGACCGCGCCCGGTGA
- a CDS encoding hotdog fold domain-containing protein, which translates to MTAPDDAPPTPQDGDPRLGLTVTHRRYVPYAHAHYGGSLVDGAYTLGLFGDVATEVAIRTDGDEGLLAGYSEVSFLAPVQAGDVLEASCEVVRVGRRSRELRCWADVVARADPARGASAAQLLTPPLRAVEAVATLVVPGPDSPA; encoded by the coding sequence ATGACCGCGCCCGACGACGCTCCGCCGACGCCGCAGGACGGCGACCCGCGCCTGGGGCTGACCGTCACCCACCGCCGCTACGTGCCGTACGCGCACGCCCACTACGGCGGCTCGCTCGTCGACGGGGCGTACACGCTCGGCCTGTTCGGCGACGTCGCGACCGAGGTGGCGATCCGCACCGACGGCGACGAGGGGCTGCTCGCCGGGTACTCGGAGGTCTCCTTCCTGGCCCCGGTGCAGGCCGGCGACGTGCTGGAGGCCTCCTGCGAGGTGGTGCGGGTGGGCCGCCGCAGCCGGGAGCTGCGCTGCTGGGCCGACGTCGTCGCCCGCGCCGACCCCGCCCGCGGTGCCTCGGCCGCCCAGCTGCTGACCCCGCCGCTGCGGGCGGTGGAGGCGGTGGCGACGCTCGTCGTCCCCGGCCCCGACAGCCCGGCCTGA
- a CDS encoding RNA polymerase-binding protein RbpA, with protein sequence MGERSLRGSRLGSVSYETERNTAPIERQYAEYRCAQGHLVTVPFADDAELPDTWECKYDGSAAKLVGGAEPAPKKVKPPRTHWDMLLERRSVDDLEEVLAERLEVLRGRRTRAS encoded by the coding sequence ATGGGCGAGCGTTCGCTTCGCGGGAGCCGACTGGGCAGCGTGAGCTATGAGACCGAGCGCAACACCGCGCCCATCGAGCGGCAGTACGCCGAGTACCGGTGTGCCCAGGGGCACCTCGTCACGGTGCCCTTCGCCGATGACGCCGAGCTCCCCGACACCTGGGAGTGCAAGTACGACGGCTCGGCCGCCAAGCTGGTCGGGGGCGCGGAGCCGGCCCCCAAGAAGGTCAAGCCGCCGCGCACGCACTGGGACATGCTGCTGGAGCGTCGTTCGGTCGACGACCTCGAGGAGGTCCTCGCCGAGCGCCTCGAGGTGCTCCGCGGTCGCCGTACCCGCGCTTCCTGA